From Arachis stenosperma cultivar V10309 chromosome 2, arast.V10309.gnm1.PFL2, whole genome shotgun sequence, one genomic window encodes:
- the LOC130960429 gene encoding BTB/POZ domain-containing protein At1g03010-like isoform X1, with protein MGVVTVGELKPSISGKRTFRPSSSIRHATEWPISDVSSDFTIEVGSSSFALHKFPLVSKSGRIRKLLLEAKDSKVSRISLANVPGGLESFELAAKFCYGINLELTLSNVAILKCVSHFLEMTEEYAEKNLETRVESYLKDTVLPNTSSTITVLHRCENLLPYSEEINLVSRLINAIANNACKEQLTSGLLKLDHNFPSKTISSMEPETPSDWWGKSLNILSLEFFQRVLTAVKSKGLKQEMISKILINYAHNSLQGIVSISKDPQFFKGSSSDLELQKRQRIIVEAIVSLLPTQSRKSPVPMAFLSSLLKAAIAVFASSSCRSDLERRIGLQLDQAILEDILIPTNSQQNLQNTAIIYDMDSIVRIFSIFLNLDEEEEEDNRMRDESEMVYDYDSPGSPKQSSIIKVSKLLDNFLTEVALDPNLSPSKFILLTELLPDHARVVSDGLYRAVDIFLKVHPNIKDSDRYRLCKAIDCQKLTQEACSHAAQNERLPVQMAVQVLYFEQIRLRNAMNGGHNQIFFGGGFNGQFPQRSGSGAGSGAISPRDNYASVRRENRELKLEVARMRMRLTDLEKDHVSMKQGLVKTRSASRLFKSLSRKLSKINILFRISSIKPNGASSESRFPFPRRRRHSVS; from the exons ATGGGAGTGGTAACTGTTGGTGAATTGAAGCCTAGCATTTCAGGAAAAAGAACCTTCCGTCCAAGTTCAAGCATAAGGCATGCCACTGAATG GCCAATTTCTGATGTATCTAGTGATTTTACAATTGAAGTTGGATCTTCTAGCTTTGCACTTCACAAG TTTCCTCTGGTTTCTAAGAGTGGAAGAATAAGGAAACTGCTGTTAGAGGCTAAAGACTCGAAGGTTTCGCGCATAAGTCTGGCGAACGTGCCGGGCGGCCTAGAATCGTTCGAGCTAGCTGCGAAATTCTGCTATGGAATCAATCTTGAATTAACACTCTCTAATGTTGCTATTCTAAAATGTGTATCACACTTTCTTGAAATGACAGAGGAGTATGCAGAGAAGAACTTGGAAACAAGAGTTGAATCATATTTAAAGGATACCGTTCTACCTAACACATCAAGCACCATAACCGTGCTTCATCGCTGCGAAAATCTTCTTCCATACTCAGAAGAGATCAACCTTGTTAGCAGGCTAATCAATGCAATTGCGAATAATGCATGTAAAGAGCAGCTTACCTCTGGATTGTTGAAATTGGATCATAACTTCCCTTCCAAGACTATTTCTAGCATGGAACCGGAGACGCCGTCGGATTGGTGGGGAAAGTCTCTCAATATTCTTAGCCTTGAATTCTTCCAGAGAGTTCTGACGGCCGTGAAGTCGAAGGGACTAAAACAAGAAATGATCAGCAAGATCTTGATAAATTACGCGCACAATTCGCTTCAGGGGATTGTTAGTATTAGCAAGGATCCTCAATTTTTCAAGGGAAGTTCATCTGACTTGGAGTTGCAAAAGAGACAGAGGATAATTGTGGAAGCCATTGTTAGCTTGCTGCCTACGCAATCAAGGAAAAGTCCCGTTCCAATGGCGTTTCTATCCAGCTTGTTGAAGGCTGCAATTGCTGTGTTCGCTTCTTCGTCGTGCAGATCCGATCTGGAGAGAAGGATTGGCCTACAGCTTGACCAGGCAATCCTTGAAGACATACTAATTCCAACAAATTCGCAGCAAAATTTGCAGAACACAGCAATAATTTATGACATGGATTCAATTGTGAGGATATTTTCCATTTTCTTGAACTtggatgaggaggaggaggaagataATCGAATGCGAGACGAAAGCGAAATGGTTTATGACTATGACAGTCCTGGATCTCCAAAACAAAGCTCAATTATTAAGGTCTCAAAATTGTTGGACAATTTTCTAACTGAAGTAGCATTGGATCCGAACTTGTCACCATCCAAGTTTATATTGCTTACAGAGCTACTTCCGGATCATGCCAGAGTAGTTAGTGATGGTCTCTATAGAGCTGTTGATATCTTCCTTAAG GTTCATCCAAACATAAAGGACTCAGATCGATACCGTCtttgcaaggccattgattgtCAGAAACTGACTCAAGAAGCATGCAGCCATGCAGCGCAAAACGAAAGGCTGCCGGTACAAATGGCGGTTCAAGTTCTTTACTTCGAGCAAATCCGGCTGCGAAACGCAATGAACGGAGGACACAACCAGATCTTCTTCGGCGGAGGATTCAACGGCCAGTTCCCTCAACGCTCCGGGAGCGGAGCAGGAAGCGGAGCCATTTCTCCGCGAGACAACTACGCTTCCGTGCGAAGAGAGAACCGGGAGCTGAAGCTGGAGGTTGCGAGAATGCGAATGAGGCTAACTGATTTGGAGAAAGATCACGTTTCAATGAAGCAGGGGCTTGTAAAGACACGCTCTGCAAGCAGGCTATTCAAATCATTGTCAAGAAAACTTAGCAAAATTAATATTCTATTTAGGATATCTAGCATTAAGCCAAATGGTGCTAGTTCAGAAAGCAGATTCCCTTTCCCTAGGAGAAGGCGTCACTCAGTTTCATGA
- the LOC130960429 gene encoding BTB/POZ domain-containing protein At1g03010-like isoform X2 has product MTEEYAEKNLETRVESYLKDTVLPNTSSTITVLHRCENLLPYSEEINLVSRLINAIANNACKEQLTSGLLKLDHNFPSKTISSMEPETPSDWWGKSLNILSLEFFQRVLTAVKSKGLKQEMISKILINYAHNSLQGIVSISKDPQFFKGSSSDLELQKRQRIIVEAIVSLLPTQSRKSPVPMAFLSSLLKAAIAVFASSSCRSDLERRIGLQLDQAILEDILIPTNSQQNLQNTAIIYDMDSIVRIFSIFLNLDEEEEEDNRMRDESEMVYDYDSPGSPKQSSIIKVSKLLDNFLTEVALDPNLSPSKFILLTELLPDHARVVSDGLYRAVDIFLKVHPNIKDSDRYRLCKAIDCQKLTQEACSHAAQNERLPVQMAVQVLYFEQIRLRNAMNGGHNQIFFGGGFNGQFPQRSGSGAGSGAISPRDNYASVRRENRELKLEVARMRMRLTDLEKDHVSMKQGLVKTRSASRLFKSLSRKLSKINILFRISSIKPNGASSESRFPFPRRRRHSVS; this is encoded by the exons ATGACAGAGGAGTATGCAGAGAAGAACTTGGAAACAAGAGTTGAATCATATTTAAAGGATACCGTTCTACCTAACACATCAAGCACCATAACCGTGCTTCATCGCTGCGAAAATCTTCTTCCATACTCAGAAGAGATCAACCTTGTTAGCAGGCTAATCAATGCAATTGCGAATAATGCATGTAAAGAGCAGCTTACCTCTGGATTGTTGAAATTGGATCATAACTTCCCTTCCAAGACTATTTCTAGCATGGAACCGGAGACGCCGTCGGATTGGTGGGGAAAGTCTCTCAATATTCTTAGCCTTGAATTCTTCCAGAGAGTTCTGACGGCCGTGAAGTCGAAGGGACTAAAACAAGAAATGATCAGCAAGATCTTGATAAATTACGCGCACAATTCGCTTCAGGGGATTGTTAGTATTAGCAAGGATCCTCAATTTTTCAAGGGAAGTTCATCTGACTTGGAGTTGCAAAAGAGACAGAGGATAATTGTGGAAGCCATTGTTAGCTTGCTGCCTACGCAATCAAGGAAAAGTCCCGTTCCAATGGCGTTTCTATCCAGCTTGTTGAAGGCTGCAATTGCTGTGTTCGCTTCTTCGTCGTGCAGATCCGATCTGGAGAGAAGGATTGGCCTACAGCTTGACCAGGCAATCCTTGAAGACATACTAATTCCAACAAATTCGCAGCAAAATTTGCAGAACACAGCAATAATTTATGACATGGATTCAATTGTGAGGATATTTTCCATTTTCTTGAACTtggatgaggaggaggaggaagataATCGAATGCGAGACGAAAGCGAAATGGTTTATGACTATGACAGTCCTGGATCTCCAAAACAAAGCTCAATTATTAAGGTCTCAAAATTGTTGGACAATTTTCTAACTGAAGTAGCATTGGATCCGAACTTGTCACCATCCAAGTTTATATTGCTTACAGAGCTACTTCCGGATCATGCCAGAGTAGTTAGTGATGGTCTCTATAGAGCTGTTGATATCTTCCTTAAG GTTCATCCAAACATAAAGGACTCAGATCGATACCGTCtttgcaaggccattgattgtCAGAAACTGACTCAAGAAGCATGCAGCCATGCAGCGCAAAACGAAAGGCTGCCGGTACAAATGGCGGTTCAAGTTCTTTACTTCGAGCAAATCCGGCTGCGAAACGCAATGAACGGAGGACACAACCAGATCTTCTTCGGCGGAGGATTCAACGGCCAGTTCCCTCAACGCTCCGGGAGCGGAGCAGGAAGCGGAGCCATTTCTCCGCGAGACAACTACGCTTCCGTGCGAAGAGAGAACCGGGAGCTGAAGCTGGAGGTTGCGAGAATGCGAATGAGGCTAACTGATTTGGAGAAAGATCACGTTTCAATGAAGCAGGGGCTTGTAAAGACACGCTCTGCAAGCAGGCTATTCAAATCATTGTCAAGAAAACTTAGCAAAATTAATATTCTATTTAGGATATCTAGCATTAAGCCAAATGGTGCTAGTTCAGAAAGCAGATTCCCTTTCCCTAGGAGAAGGCGTCACTCAGTTTCATGA
- the LOC130961913 gene encoding U-box domain-containing protein 8-like, protein MTDPVILATGQTYDRAYIQRWLNEGHRTCPQTQQVLSQAPLFIAVLPSAHVATTVSTLRHFPAMKLMEAVLCNVFETVLKIFERKSSAFAD, encoded by the exons ATGACGGATCCTGTTATCTTGGCCACTGGACAG ACTTATGATCGGGCATACATTCAGAGGTGGTTGAATGAAGGGCACAGAACATGCCCTCAAACCCAACAAGTCCTTTCTCAGGCACCACTGTTCATCGCTGTCTTACCATCAGCGCATGTCGCCACCACTGTTAGCACTCTCAGGCACTTTCCCGCCATGAAATTGATGGAGGCGGTGCTTTGCAATGTCTTCGAAACTGTCTTGAAAATTTTCGAACGGAAAAGCTCGGCTTTCGCTGACTGA